Genomic segment of Methanolobus mangrovi:
GTTACATCCTGTATTCTGCCAATCTTGATACCTGCTCTGGCAAATGACCTGATAGCTGCCTGTGCTCCAGGACCTGGGCTTCTCTGCTTGTTTCCACCTGGTGCACGCACCTTGATGTGAACGCCTTCAATGCCCTTGTCTCTAAGGAGATCAGCAAGCTGGGATGCCATTTGCATAGCGGTGTATGGTGAACTTTCATCACGTGCTGCCTTTACAACCATTCCACCAGATGATTTGGCGATGGTCTCAGCACCAGTGATATCAGTCACGGTAATGATAGTGTTATTGAATGAGCATTTGATGTGTGCTACAGCCCATATTCCATTTGCTGCCATAACTTACTCCTCCTTTCCTGCAATTGCTGAAGCTATCTGTGCTGGCCTTTCAGGATGTGATTCACCAGTGAGTGGTGAATTGCCATAGTAATCAATCAGCATTTCTTCGGTGTGTGATATAAGCATGCCAGGAATCGTTGCTTTCTTGCCATCTATTGCAATGTGACCGTGTGTAATGAACTGCCTTGCCTGCTTTGGAGTTCTTGCAAGACCAAGCCTGTATACCTGAGTCTGCAACCTGCGTTCCAGAATGGTCTCAGTCTGCAATGCAAGAATATCATCAATATTTGCATCGGATGGAAGGATTGAGAATCTTCTCAGCCTCTCAAGGATCTGGTCAGATTCAGTCTTAAGGTGGCCTGTAAGTTCTGTTTCTGCAGATTCTGCAAGAATCCTACGAGCGTCGCCTCTGTATCTTCTAAGGATACTGACTGCCTTCCAGAGTTCCTTCTTGTTACGGAGACCGTACTTTTTAAGGAGCTCTACTTCAGTTGCCATCCTGGCTGCCTGCCAAGGATGTTTTGGAGTATCGTAACTCTTTCTTTTTTTACCTGGATATCCCATGAGATCACCTTATTTACTTCTTCTTGCTTACGCCAATGGTTGAGCCACGTCTTCCGGTGGACTTTGTCCTCTGACCTCTGACCTTAAGGCCTCTCTCGTGCCTGAGACCACGGTATGCTCTTACCTTCTTCAGGTTGTTGATGTCTTCCCTGAAGGTCATGATTATGTCCTGACCAAGGTGATGTTTATTTTCACCAGTGATAGGATCTGCACATCTGTTAAGCATCCAGGTTGGGAGTTTATTTTCGAAATCAGCGATTGCTGCATCGAGCTTTGCAACGTCTTCATCAGGAAGATAACCGATAGTCTGCTTCGGGTCTACTCCTGTGCTTTCGACGATAATTCTTGAGGTTCTAAGTCCAATACCGCGAATACCTGTCAGCGCATACATTACAGGCTGACTACCCTGAAGGTCAGTATTCATGATACGGACTAAATGTCTTATTTCTTCATCTGCCATTATTTTTTCCTCCTTAGGGACGCAAAGCGTCCTGTAGCCTCGGAACAAAGTTCCGACACACCCAATAAAGGGCTAGGCGACTAAAGATTAATAGAATAATTCACCGTAATATACTACGTTTCTTATTTACACAATCCATGTAACAGAAAATAGCAATACAAGTGAACATTCCCTATAGGTTAATTACATAAATAGTTTCCTGTAAATTGATTTCGAAAGTTATTCTATGAAAACCCACACATCAGGAAGCAGAAAACATACCTAACTTCAACACTTAAGCAGTTGATTGCAAAAATGGCCTATCAAGTATTTTGAATATAATGACACCGGCAATGGAACAAAGAACAGCAAATACCATCGTTTCCTTAAACCCGTATAACTGAAGCATCGCACCGCCAAGAATAGCACCAACTATATTGCTTGCAGCTATCACAGAATTAAGAATTCCTGTTGCTGTGGCTTTTTCGTCACTGCGCTCCATTAGTAACTGGCTGGCACCTACAAAAAGGAATGACCACCCAAATGCAACAAAAACCATACCAGGAATTATGAAGACGTAATTTGGAGACATAAAATATCCAAAAAAGGCCAGTCCAGACATTATAAAACCCCATTTCATAAGCCACTCATTCCCGAACCTGTCCAACCTTCGCATAATCAAAAATTGCAGGAAGGGATTGATAGCATAGATAAGCCCTATCCATACACCGGAAGCTCCCAGGAATGTAAGATATAGCGGCAATATGGCCCACACCCCTGCAGCACCAGTATGCCGAACGAATACTGACAGATAAGTTGCAATGTTTTTCCTAAAAGTTTTGAGTGAAAAATAACTTACTTTCAGGGATGGTTTTTCAACATCTTTAAGTTGCAATGCTGCCAGAAATGAAATACAATAAAAAAAAGAAGAAATTATAAAAAGATACTTGATATCCCCAACAAAACCTGCAACCAGAAAACCAGCCATCCAACCCAGTGAACCAAATGAGCTAAACTTGCCTATACTTTCTTTTTGATAATATACATATACCGTAAGCGCTGCCGGATAGATGCCCATACAAAAGCCTACCAACGCACGGATAGCAGCAAGTGAAAGCGTATCATTTGCAAATACTTGCAATAAAAAAGCAATTGCGGACATCAACAGGCCAACGAGAACGATTGGTCGAAGGCGATTTATATCAGCAGCTTTGCCGAATATAAAGGATGAAACGAACGTAGCAAGACTAAAACATGCTGCAATGACACCTACTTCAAAGAATGAAGCCCCCAGCGACCTGGCAAATATAGGAATAAAAATGTTGGACATCATATGAGAGGCATTTGCCAAAAACTGAATAGTATTCACTTTCATAGTAGTATAAGGACCAAAAACCATTCCGGGTATTTTAAGTTATTGAAAGCATAACCATAGTTAAATTGAACAGGAATAATGAACACATCAGGCACGCATATGCTTAAAGAGAAATTAGAATCAGGCAGTAGCCGTCGACATTAGGTAGTTAAAAAAATACGCATCACTGAAGGTTGTTGAACGTTTGACCAAGGTCCCTTTCTAAACTTTTCAATAATTCTCTTGCCACATGATCAGCTATTTTACCAATTAGCGCTTCAGACGGATGCACCTGATCCAACCGACTGTTGCAAAGAGGACATACTACACACTCGGCAAGCGCCATGCTATCATCTACAACATTGGAAAATACCACATTAATTTCGCCTTCACACTCAGGACATGTCACCAGCGTGCTCCCATCATCATTGACATCCATGTTTAATTTAATATTGAATACTTTTAGATCATCCATTATATCGCCTCATTCTTCCAAACTTGTGGAGTAGTTTTCCAGTAATACCTAATTAAAGTGGTCCAAAGTAAAAAATCAAATTATACATTGAATGACAAATAGATGTTAAAAAAAAAGTTATGGCGCCGAGAGGGGGATTCGAACTCCCGAGGGGCGGATGCCCCACAAGCTTTCCAGGCTTGCGCCCTACCGCTAGACTATCTCGGCACACGTATTCAATCTGTTTTTGGTGGCTTGCTGTGCCAACCTTGCGCATAAGTGCCAGCATCCATTATTACTCTTTCGGTCGTAGCTACGATTCCATGCTTCTTTTCAAGCATTTCAGCAGTATCCATAAGAGAAGTACATAACGCTACAGCCTCACCTTTTAAGGTGAAAAGACAAATATCATCACCTTTTGCAATATTTTTGTCAAGACTTAATATACCAGGCACTGCTATTGCGGCACCCCTGCATACCGCATCCACCGCACTATCACGAATAATAATTTTTGGCAGATGGGAAAGACCTTCTTCCATAGGCCTGACAACCTCGCGTAAGAATGATTCGTCGCCATCCTCTTTCCAGAAAACATAGGCATCCTTCAGCTCATGGAGAGTCACAAGAGTATCCTCCCTGAAAGGACCAGTCTTAGTCCTGCGAAGTTCCTGCATGTGAGCACCGCAGCCCAGTGCAACACCAATGTCATGACATAACTTACGCATATAGGTACCAGCTTCGCAGCCAACTCTCATGAGAACTGATTTCTCTTTTACATCCAGAACTTCAAGATAATAGATATTTCTCACACGAACTGCACGTTTTACAGCAGAAATAATTGGCGGCATTTGAAAAATAGGCCCCGTGAACTGCCTGCAAACCCTGATAACCTTTTTTTCAGGGACGAACTCATGCAGAGTCATAAGGCAAATATACTCTTTCCCCGACAATCGAAGAGCTGCAACGGTCTTAGTTGCCCTGCCAAGCATAATTGGAAGTACACCAGTCACCACAGGATCCAATGAACCTGAATGACCTGCCTTACCCAGCTCAAGGATATCTTTGACCCAGGCCGTAACTTCATGACTTGTGGGACCTGCAGATTTGTCTAGATTGACAACACCCATTTCCAAATGCTGTCTGATTGGACGTTCATAAGGAGAACAGCCATAAAATGGGCTGGTTTTTGCTTCTGCTTTATGCACCAATTCACGTTTATATTCCGAAGGTAAGATACCAGAATTCATAGAACCCGCCAAAATTAGAAGTTAAAAGTATGATCGATAGCACAGGAAATAATATCAGCTATCTGGAATTGATCCCACTTTCTGGAATCGATCACAAGATCGTAAACAGAAAGATCGTTAATATCAATATTATATATTGTTTTATACCGGATTGCTTCCGATGCCTCACGTTCGATAGTTTCGTTGAGCTTGTCTTCAAAAGAACCGCTTTCCCTGCTGACAATTCTCTTCACACGAACATCAACTGAAGCTTTTATCCAGACCTTCATGGCCTTTTCAGCCATATGACCTGCAAGCCTTCCTTC
This window contains:
- a CDS encoding 30S ribosomal protein S11, which codes for MAANGIWAVAHIKCSFNNTIITVTDITGAETIAKSSGGMVVKAARDESSPYTAMQMASQLADLLRDKGIEGVHIKVRAPGGNKQRSPGPGAQAAIRSFARAGIKIGRIQDVTPVPHDGTRPKGGRRV
- a CDS encoding 30S ribosomal protein S4, which gives rise to MGYPGKKRKSYDTPKHPWQAARMATEVELLKKYGLRNKKELWKAVSILRRYRGDARRILAESAETELTGHLKTESDQILERLRRFSILPSDANIDDILALQTETILERRLQTQVYRLGLARTPKQARQFITHGHIAIDGKKATIPGMLISHTEEMLIDYYGNSPLTGESHPERPAQIASAIAGKEE
- a CDS encoding 30S ribosomal protein S13, with amino-acid sequence MADEEIRHLVRIMNTDLQGSQPVMYALTGIRGIGLRTSRIIVESTGVDPKQTIGYLPDEDVAKLDAAIADFENKLPTWMLNRCADPITGENKHHLGQDIIMTFREDINNLKKVRAYRGLRHERGLKVRGQRTKSTGRRGSTIGVSKKK
- a CDS encoding MFS transporter, producing the protein MVFGPYTTMKVNTIQFLANASHMMSNIFIPIFARSLGASFFEVGVIAACFSLATFVSSFIFGKAADINRLRPIVLVGLLMSAIAFLLQVFANDTLSLAAIRALVGFCMGIYPAALTVYVYYQKESIGKFSSFGSLGWMAGFLVAGFVGDIKYLFIISSFFYCISFLAALQLKDVEKPSLKVSYFSLKTFRKNIATYLSVFVRHTGAAGVWAILPLYLTFLGASGVWIGLIYAINPFLQFLIMRRLDRFGNEWLMKWGFIMSGLAFFGYFMSPNYVFIIPGMVFVAFGWSFLFVGASQLLMERSDEKATATGILNSVIAASNIVGAILGGAMLQLYGFKETMVFAVLCSIAGVIIFKILDRPFLQSTA
- a CDS encoding RNA-guided pseudouridylation complex pseudouridine synthase subunit Cbf5, with protein sequence MNSGILPSEYKRELVHKAEAKTSPFYGCSPYERPIRQHLEMGVVNLDKSAGPTSHEVTAWVKDILELGKAGHSGSLDPVVTGVLPIMLGRATKTVAALRLSGKEYICLMTLHEFVPEKKVIRVCRQFTGPIFQMPPIISAVKRAVRVRNIYYLEVLDVKEKSVLMRVGCEAGTYMRKLCHDIGVALGCGAHMQELRRTKTGPFREDTLVTLHELKDAYVFWKEDGDESFLREVVRPMEEGLSHLPKIIIRDSAVDAVCRGAAIAVPGILSLDKNIAKGDDICLFTLKGEAVALCTSLMDTAEMLEKKHGIVATTERVIMDAGTYAQGWHSKPPKTD
- the cmk gene encoding (d)CMP kinase, translated to MLVTISGLPGSGTTTVSRLLSEKYGLEMISAGEVFRSLAKEYGMSLAEFGALAESDDSIDLEIDERQKEIANTRDNIILEGRLAGHMAEKAMKVWIKASVDVRVKRIVSRESGSFEDKLNETIEREASEAIRYKTIYNIDINDLSVYDLVIDSRKWDQFQIADIISCAIDHTFNF